A window from Brachyhypopomus gauderio isolate BG-103 chromosome 6, BGAUD_0.2, whole genome shotgun sequence encodes these proteins:
- the hgs gene encoding hepatocyte growth factor-regulated tyrosine kinase substrate isoform X5, with protein sequence MGKGGGTFERLLDKATSQLLLETDWESILQICDLIRQGDTQAKYAIGAIKKKLNDKNPHVALYALEVLESVVKNCGQTVHDEVASKQTMEELKELLKKQTEPNVRNKILYLIQAWAHAFRNEPKYKVVQDTYQIMKVEGHVFPEFKESDAMFAAERAPDWVDAEECHRCRVQFGVMTRKHHCRACGQIFCGKCSSKYSTIPKFGIEKEVRVCEPCFELLNKKVEGKTSGAGGQTELPPEYLTSPLAQQSQMPPKRDEAALQEEEELQLAIALSQSEAEEKERMRQKNSYAVYPKADPTPVTSSAPPVSTLYSSPVNSSAPSAEDVDPELARYLNRTYWEKKQEEVRKSPTPSAPAPVPLAEPLPVSQPVESHAPVQPISIVEQQYQNGESEENHEQFLKALQNAVTTFLNRMKSNHMRGRSITNDSAVLSLFQSINNMHPQLLELLNQLDEKRLYYEGLQDKLAQVRDARAALNALRDEHREKLRRAAEEAERQRQIQLAQKLEIMRQKKQEYLEMQRQLAIQRLQEQEKERQMRLEQQKHTIQMRAQMPAFSLPYAQMQSLPPNVAGGVVYPPAGPPSYPGTFSPAGSVEGSPMHGVYMNQPGQAAPGPYPAMPVSATDPNMVNAYMYQTAGPGAQPAAPGQAPPTTSPAYTTYQPTSTQAYQNAVSQAQSLPPMSQAPPTNGMAYMGYQPYSMQNMMSALPGQDPNMPPQQHYMQGQQPMYQQMAPPGGPPQQAQQQPQQAPPGSAEAQLISFD encoded by the exons ATGGGGAAAGGCGGCGGTACATTTGAAAGACTTTTAG ACAAAGCCACCAGCCAGCTACTGCTGGAGACGGACTGGGAATCCATTCTGCAGATCTGCGACCTCATTCGCCAGGGCGACACTCA GGCCAAATATGCAATCGGTGCCATTAAGAAGAAACTTAATGACAAAAACCCTCATGTGGCCCTTTATGCTCTTGAG GTGCTTGAGTCTGTGGTGAAGAACTGTGGTCAGACGGTTCACGATGAGGTGGCCAGCAAGCAGACCATGGAGGAGTTGAAGGAGCTCCTTAAG AAGCAAACGGAGCCGAACGTCAGAAATAAGATTTTGTACCTGATCCAAGCCTGGGCCCACGCTTTCCGCAACGAACCCAAGTACAAGGTGGTGCAGGACACGTACCAGATCATGAAGGTGGAGG GTCACGTCTTCCCCGAGTTTAAGGAGAGCGACGCCATGTTCGCCGCGGAGAGG GCCCCTGACTGGGTGGATGCTGAGGAATGCCACAGGTGCAGGGTCCAGTTTGGAGTGATGACCCGAAAG CACCACTGTAGAGCATGTGGCCAGATCTTCTGCGGCAAGTGCTCATCCAAGTACTCCACCATTCCCAAGTTTGGCATCGAGAAGgaggtgcgcgtgtgtgagccctGCTTTGAGCTCCTCAACAA GAAAGTCGAGGGCAAGACCAGCGGGGCCGGCGGGCAGACCGAGCTGCCCCCCGAGTACCTGACCAGCCCCCTGGCGCAGCAGTCCCAG ATGCCCCCCAAGAGGGACGAGGCcgccctgcaggaggaggaggagctgcagCTGGCCATTGCCCTGTCTCAGAGTGAAgctgaggagaaggagaggatg CGACAGAAGAACTCCTATGCTGTGTACCCCAAAGCCGACCCCACTCCAGTGACCTCCTCTGCCCCGCCCGTCAGCACCCTCTACTCCTCCCCTGTG AACTCCTCTGCTCCTTCAGCGGAAGACGTGGATCCAGAG CTGGCCCGCTACCTGAACAGGACCTACTGGGAGAAGAAGCAGGAAGAGGTGCGCAAGAGTCCCACCCCCTCGGCTCCAGCTCCAGTGCCATTGGCCGAGCCTCTGCCAGTCAGCCAGCCGGTGGAAAGCCACGCCCCAGTCCAGCCCATCAGCATAGTGGAG CAGCAGTACCAGAACGGGGAATCGGAGGAGAACCACGAGCAGTTCCTCAAGGCTCTTCAGAACGCCGTCACCACCTTCCTGAACCGCATGAAGAGCAACCACATGCGTGGGCGTAGCATCACCAACGACAGCGCCGTGCTCTCCCTCTTCCAGTCCATCAACAACATGCACCCGCAGCTGCTCGAGCTCCTCAACCAGCTCGACGAGAAGCGAC TGTACTACGAGGGGCTGCAGGACAAGCTGGCGCAGGTGCGGGACGCGCGGGCCGCCCTCAACGCCCTGCGGGACGAGCACCGCGAGAAGCTCCGCCGTGCGGCCGAGGAGGCCGAGAGGCAGCGGCAGATCCAGCTCGCTCAGAAACTGGAGATCATGAGGCAGAAGAAACAG GAGTACCTGGAAATGCAGAGGCAACTTGCAATCCAGCGTCTCCAGGAGCAGGAGAAGGAACGTCAGATGCGTCTGGAGCAGCAGAAACACACCATTCAGATGCGTGCGCAGATGCCCGCCTTCTCCCTGCCTTACGCGCAG ATGCAGTCCCTGCCGCCCAACGTAGCCGGGGGGGTGGTGTATCCGCCCGCCGGGCCCCCCAGTTACCCCGGCACGTTCAGCCCCGCGGGCTCGGTGGAGGGCTCGCCCATGCACGGGGTGTACATGAACCAGCCTGGACAGGCTGCCCCAGGACCCTACCCGGCCATGCCCGTCTCTGCCACCG ATCCCAACATGGTGAACGCCTACATGTATCAGACTGCAGGTCCCGGGGCCCAACCTGCCGCCCCTGgtcaggccccgcccaccacaaGTCCCGCCTACACTACCTACCAGCCCACATCGACACAGGCTTATCAG aACGCGGTGTCTCAAGCCCAGAGTTTGCCCCCCATGTCCCAGGCCCCCCCCACCAACGGTATGGCATATATGGGCTACCAGCCGTACAGCATGCAG AACATGATGTCCGCCCTCCCGGGCCAGGATCCCAACATGCCTCCTCAACAACACTACATGCAGGGTCAGCAGCCCATGTACCAGCAG ATGGCTCCCCCTGGTGGTCCTCCTCAGCAAGCACAACAGCAGCCCCAGCAGGCCCCTCCAGGCAGTGCAGAGGCTCAGCTCATCTCATTTGACTGA
- the hgs gene encoding hepatocyte growth factor-regulated tyrosine kinase substrate isoform X3: protein MGKGGGTFERLLDKATSQLLLETDWESILQICDLIRQGDTQAKYAIGAIKKKLNDKNPHVALYALEVLESVVKNCGQTVHDEVASKQTMEELKELLKKQTEPNVRNKILYLIQAWAHAFRNEPKYKVVQDTYQIMKVEGHVFPEFKESDAMFAAERAPDWVDAEECHRCRVQFGVMTRKHHCRACGQIFCGKCSSKYSTIPKFGIEKEVRVCEPCFELLNNQPSLSPPPRKVEGKTSGAGGQTELPPEYLTSPLAQQSQMPPKRDEAALQEEEELQLAIALSQSEAEEKERMRQKNSYAVYPKADPTPVTSSAPPVSTLYSSPVNSSAPSAEDVDPELARYLNRTYWEKKQEEVRKSPTPSAPAPVPLAEPLPVSQPVESHAPVQPISIVEQYQNGESEENHEQFLKALQNAVTTFLNRMKSNHMRGRSITNDSAVLSLFQSINNMHPQLLELLNQLDEKRLYYEGLQDKLAQVRDARAALNALRDEHREKLRRAAEEAERQRQIQLAQKLEIMRQKKQEYLEMQRQLAIQRLQEQEKERQMRLEQQKHTIQMRAQMPAFSLPYAQMQSLPPNVAGGVVYPPAGPPSYPGTFSPAGSVEGSPMHGVYMNQPGQAAPGPYPAMPVSATDPNMVNAYMYQTAGPGAQPAAPGQAPPTTSPAYTTYQPTSTQAYQNAVSQAQSLPPMSQAPPTNGMAYMGYQPYSMQNMMSALPGQDPNMPPQQHYMQGQQPMYQQMAPPGGPPQQAQQQPQQAPPGSAEAQLISFD from the exons ATGGGGAAAGGCGGCGGTACATTTGAAAGACTTTTAG ACAAAGCCACCAGCCAGCTACTGCTGGAGACGGACTGGGAATCCATTCTGCAGATCTGCGACCTCATTCGCCAGGGCGACACTCA GGCCAAATATGCAATCGGTGCCATTAAGAAGAAACTTAATGACAAAAACCCTCATGTGGCCCTTTATGCTCTTGAG GTGCTTGAGTCTGTGGTGAAGAACTGTGGTCAGACGGTTCACGATGAGGTGGCCAGCAAGCAGACCATGGAGGAGTTGAAGGAGCTCCTTAAG AAGCAAACGGAGCCGAACGTCAGAAATAAGATTTTGTACCTGATCCAAGCCTGGGCCCACGCTTTCCGCAACGAACCCAAGTACAAGGTGGTGCAGGACACGTACCAGATCATGAAGGTGGAGG GTCACGTCTTCCCCGAGTTTAAGGAGAGCGACGCCATGTTCGCCGCGGAGAGG GCCCCTGACTGGGTGGATGCTGAGGAATGCCACAGGTGCAGGGTCCAGTTTGGAGTGATGACCCGAAAG CACCACTGTAGAGCATGTGGCCAGATCTTCTGCGGCAAGTGCTCATCCAAGTACTCCACCATTCCCAAGTTTGGCATCGAGAAGgaggtgcgcgtgtgtgagccctGCTTTGAGCTCCTCAACAA CcagccctccctctctccccctcctagGAAAGTCGAGGGCAAGACCAGCGGGGCCGGCGGGCAGACCGAGCTGCCCCCCGAGTACCTGACCAGCCCCCTGGCGCAGCAGTCCCAG ATGCCCCCCAAGAGGGACGAGGCcgccctgcaggaggaggaggagctgcagCTGGCCATTGCCCTGTCTCAGAGTGAAgctgaggagaaggagaggatg CGACAGAAGAACTCCTATGCTGTGTACCCCAAAGCCGACCCCACTCCAGTGACCTCCTCTGCCCCGCCCGTCAGCACCCTCTACTCCTCCCCTGTG AACTCCTCTGCTCCTTCAGCGGAAGACGTGGATCCAGAG CTGGCCCGCTACCTGAACAGGACCTACTGGGAGAAGAAGCAGGAAGAGGTGCGCAAGAGTCCCACCCCCTCGGCTCCAGCTCCAGTGCCATTGGCCGAGCCTCTGCCAGTCAGCCAGCCGGTGGAAAGCCACGCCCCAGTCCAGCCCATCAGCATAGTGGAG CAGTACCAGAACGGGGAATCGGAGGAGAACCACGAGCAGTTCCTCAAGGCTCTTCAGAACGCCGTCACCACCTTCCTGAACCGCATGAAGAGCAACCACATGCGTGGGCGTAGCATCACCAACGACAGCGCCGTGCTCTCCCTCTTCCAGTCCATCAACAACATGCACCCGCAGCTGCTCGAGCTCCTCAACCAGCTCGACGAGAAGCGAC TGTACTACGAGGGGCTGCAGGACAAGCTGGCGCAGGTGCGGGACGCGCGGGCCGCCCTCAACGCCCTGCGGGACGAGCACCGCGAGAAGCTCCGCCGTGCGGCCGAGGAGGCCGAGAGGCAGCGGCAGATCCAGCTCGCTCAGAAACTGGAGATCATGAGGCAGAAGAAACAG GAGTACCTGGAAATGCAGAGGCAACTTGCAATCCAGCGTCTCCAGGAGCAGGAGAAGGAACGTCAGATGCGTCTGGAGCAGCAGAAACACACCATTCAGATGCGTGCGCAGATGCCCGCCTTCTCCCTGCCTTACGCGCAG ATGCAGTCCCTGCCGCCCAACGTAGCCGGGGGGGTGGTGTATCCGCCCGCCGGGCCCCCCAGTTACCCCGGCACGTTCAGCCCCGCGGGCTCGGTGGAGGGCTCGCCCATGCACGGGGTGTACATGAACCAGCCTGGACAGGCTGCCCCAGGACCCTACCCGGCCATGCCCGTCTCTGCCACCG ATCCCAACATGGTGAACGCCTACATGTATCAGACTGCAGGTCCCGGGGCCCAACCTGCCGCCCCTGgtcaggccccgcccaccacaaGTCCCGCCTACACTACCTACCAGCCCACATCGACACAGGCTTATCAG aACGCGGTGTCTCAAGCCCAGAGTTTGCCCCCCATGTCCCAGGCCCCCCCCACCAACGGTATGGCATATATGGGCTACCAGCCGTACAGCATGCAG AACATGATGTCCGCCCTCCCGGGCCAGGATCCCAACATGCCTCCTCAACAACACTACATGCAGGGTCAGCAGCCCATGTACCAGCAG ATGGCTCCCCCTGGTGGTCCTCCTCAGCAAGCACAACAGCAGCCCCAGCAGGCCCCTCCAGGCAGTGCAGAGGCTCAGCTCATCTCATTTGACTGA